One Aethina tumida isolate Nest 87 chromosome 5, icAetTumi1.1, whole genome shotgun sequence genomic window carries:
- the LOC109598922 gene encoding protein misato has translation MGTREILTLQFGQYSNHIGTHWWNVQEAGFTYDTNTASEINHDVLFREGLTHRNEVTFTPRLLCVDLKDGLKALPQDGELYGVPKLPSDDEINWDESAVEVVKQEEDEKSRFQKDLAAGSHVDYDLETDVKVWSDFLYARFHPRTVNVVKQYEYGNVNTPFDVYPLGTDVWKTQQFDDEFCDKIRNYLEESDSFQGFHMLTDCCDAFSGMSSACLEYLRDEYEHKSVLVFPVIPSYFPDNDYETEKDRQNSILNDSIRLLNMTLGFNSFTEHSSLFIPLCTSEKGFRQPGAKREFYHTNYNHKLPYHSSAILASALDTLTLKHRLRSSNFSLIDLCVDLNVVGRKCASASVCFPFSINKDADLLECLDNWTGSLTKSITPSCHLGTDRMMQHITLRGIPESRLKKAPNVAGKQKDMPAYKYNTINEMLSYYYSCTLYATATNVTVVEKPLPVKTPFPKIFDKVLDVDGNVTNEEQCLRPQNVPVLAGVHTGEEIGTMLENLHTEARKIKFKRFSGFLSGGLTSDDFEECLDNLFTLRENYEDNFI, from the coding sequence ATGGGCACCCGCGAAATATTGACCCTCCAATTCGGCCAGTACTCGAATCACATCGGCACGCACTGGTGGAACGTGCAGGAGGCCGGCTTCACCTACGACACGAACACCGCGTCCGAAATCAATCACGACGTGCTGTTCCGCGAGGGCCTGACGCACCGCAACGAGGTGACTTTCACCCCCCGATTGTTGTGCGTCGACCTTAAAGACGGCCTCAAGGCCCTGCCTCAAGATGGTGAGCTGTATGGAGTGCCAAAGTTGCCTTCTGATGATGAGATTAACTGGGACGAAAGTGCTGTTGAAGTTGTTAAGCAGGAGGAGGACGAGAAGAGTCGGTTTCAGAAGGATTTGGCTGCCGGCAGTCACGTTGATTACGACCTGGAGACTGACGTGAAGGTTTGGTCGGACTTTTTGTATGCCCGGTTCCATCCCAGGACGGTTAATGTTGTTAAACAGTATGAGTATGGGAATGTTAATACACCTTTTGATGTTTATCCCTTGGGCACGGACGTCTGGAAGACGCAGCAGTTCGACGACGAGTTCTGCGACAAAATTCGTAACTACTTGGAGGAGTCGGACAGTTTTCAAGGCTTCCACATGTTGACCGACTGTTGTGACGCCTTCTCAGGAATGTCATCAGCCTGTCTGGAATATCTTAGGGACGAATATGAACATAAAAGTGTCCTAGTTTTTCCAGTAATACCCTCATACTTCCCAGATAATGACTACGAAACCGAAAAGGACAGACAAAACTCAATATTAAACGACTCAATTAGGCTCCTAAACATGACCCTCGGCTTCAACAGTTTCACTGAACACAGCTCCCTGTTCATTCCTTTATGCACAAGCGAAAAAGGCTTCAGACAACCAGGCGCAAAACGTGAATTTTACCACACAAACTACAACCACAAGCTCCCCTACCATTCAAGTGCAATTCTAGCCTCGGCTTTGGACACGCTCACCTTAAAGCATCGCTTAAGGAGCAGCAACTTTTCCCTAATAGATCTGTGTGTGGACTTAAATGTGGTGGGCAGGAAGTGCGCCAGTGCAAGCGTGTGCTTCCCCTTTTCCATAAACAAGGATGCTGATTTGCTCGAGTGTTTGGACAATTGGACGGGTTCGTTGACTAAAAGTATTACCCCCAGTTGCCACTTGGGGACTGACAGGATGATGCAGCATATCACGCTTAGGGGAATCCCCGAGTCTAGATTGAAAAAGGCTCCAAACGTGGCTGGCAAACAAAAGGACATGCCGGCGTATAAATACAACACTATCAATGAGATGCTTAGTTATTACTATTCTTGTACGTTGTATGCGACAGCCACAAACGTGACGGTTGTGGAAAAGCCTCTGCCGGTCAAAACGCCCTTCCCAAAAATCTTCGATAAAGTTTTGGATGTGGATGGGAATGTTACAAATGAGGAACAATGTTTGAGGCCCCAGAACGTTCCTGTGTTAGCCGGCGTGCATACGGGGGAAGAAATTGGAACAATGTTAGAAAACTTACACACCGAAGCCAGGAAGATCAAGTTTAAAAGGTTTAGTGGGTTCCTATCTGGAGGATTGACATCTGATGATTTTGAAGAGTGCTTAGATAACTTGTTTACGTTAAGAGAGAATTAcgaagataattttatataa